Proteins encoded in a region of the Paenibacillus sp. E222 genome:
- a CDS encoding HAD family hydrolase yields MALKAILFDLDDTLLWDERSVREAFHETCLIAAQETGVKPEELEEAVRNEARNLYESYETFSFTKMIGINPFEGLWANFTGGDQPEFRQLEQLAPAYRKESWRRGLLKLGVDREDLAEQLASQFGAERRSRPHVYEETMETLSHLQGKFKLLLLTNGCPALQQEKLDGVPELAPFFDEIIISGTFGKGKPDPSIFEHALSKLGVQPEESLMVGDKLTTDIRGALSAGIQSVWINRENKENTESYVPDHQIKHLSELERIIAEFSISAS; encoded by the coding sequence ATGGCGTTAAAAGCGATTTTGTTCGACCTGGATGATACTTTGCTGTGGGATGAGCGCAGTGTTCGAGAAGCCTTTCATGAGACTTGCCTGATCGCTGCTCAAGAGACTGGTGTTAAACCCGAAGAACTTGAAGAAGCTGTTCGTAATGAGGCACGTAATCTGTATGAGTCTTATGAAACTTTTTCGTTTACCAAAATGATTGGGATTAACCCGTTTGAAGGTCTTTGGGCTAACTTCACGGGTGGGGATCAGCCGGAATTTCGCCAGTTGGAGCAGCTTGCACCTGCATATCGTAAAGAGTCATGGCGTCGTGGCTTGTTAAAGCTGGGTGTTGATCGTGAAGATCTGGCGGAACAACTCGCCTCACAATTTGGGGCAGAGCGGAGATCAAGACCCCATGTCTATGAAGAAACGATGGAAACGTTGAGTCATCTACAAGGGAAGTTCAAGCTTTTGCTTTTAACCAACGGCTGTCCTGCTTTACAACAAGAGAAGCTTGATGGCGTTCCTGAATTGGCTCCTTTTTTTGACGAAATTATTATCTCGGGTACATTCGGTAAAGGAAAACCTGATCCTTCGATCTTCGAGCACGCATTGAGTAAGCTGGGAGTGCAACCTGAGGAGAGTTTAATGGTTGGAGATAAGCTTACGACTGATATTCGTGGAGCGTTGTCTGCAGGTATTCAATCTGTTTGGATTAACCGTGAGAACAAAGAGAATACCGAATCGTATGTGCCTGACCATCAAATCAAGCATTTATCCGAATTGGAACGAATCATTGCTGAATTCTCAATTAGTGCATCATAA
- a CDS encoding sugar ABC transporter permease: protein MISLRKESRLRTAAALLRKDWQLYSLLILPIIYLIIFKYGPMLGNVIAFRRFVPGGSIFGETWVGFRYFQMFIQDPTFWKVFGNTLMLGGLALLFTFPVPIIFALLLNEVKSNRFKKFVQTASYLPHFLSIVIVAGMILQLTAVNGSINGMVSFFTGDSIPFMQRAEWFRTIYITSEVWQGMGWGAILYLAALTTIDDSLYEAARIDGANRWKQTLHITIPGILPTIVTLLILNMGNFLAVGFEKILLLYNPLIYETSDVISTYLYRVGLQSSNFSYATAIGLFESIIGLILVFSVNAISRRLTQRSLW from the coding sequence ATGATATCTTTACGTAAAGAAAGCAGGTTAAGAACGGCTGCAGCTCTGCTTCGCAAAGATTGGCAGCTGTACTCGCTGTTAATTCTTCCAATTATCTATCTTATTATTTTCAAATACGGGCCAATGCTTGGTAATGTAATCGCCTTTAGACGATTTGTACCGGGAGGCAGTATTTTTGGAGAGACGTGGGTTGGATTCAGGTATTTTCAGATGTTCATTCAAGATCCAACCTTTTGGAAAGTATTTGGAAACACACTTATGCTCGGTGGACTTGCGTTACTTTTCACCTTCCCAGTTCCGATCATTTTTGCATTGCTGCTGAATGAGGTGAAAAGCAACCGCTTCAAAAAGTTTGTGCAGACCGCATCGTATCTTCCGCACTTCTTGTCCATCGTCATCGTTGCCGGAATGATTCTGCAATTAACGGCAGTTAATGGCTCAATTAACGGAATGGTATCATTTTTTACCGGAGACAGCATTCCTTTCATGCAGCGAGCCGAATGGTTCAGAACAATCTATATCACTTCTGAGGTTTGGCAAGGAATGGGGTGGGGAGCCATTCTATATTTGGCTGCATTGACAACCATTGATGATTCTTTGTATGAGGCTGCGCGGATTGATGGTGCGAACCGTTGGAAGCAGACCCTCCATATAACCATACCGGGTATTCTCCCAACGATCGTTACATTGCTGATTTTGAACATGGGTAATTTCCTTGCGGTTGGATTTGAGAAAATCTTGCTCCTTTACAATCCGCTGATCTACGAGACATCTGACGTGATTTCTACTTATCTGTACCGGGTAGGTTTGCAGTCGAGCAATTTCAGCTATGCTACCGCCATTGGGTTGTTCGAATCCATTATTGGGCTGATCCTGGTATTCTCGGTTAATGCAATTTCACGCAGGCTGACACAACGAAGCTTGTGGTAA
- a CDS encoding carbohydrate ABC transporter permease has translation MLESKSYKVFKVFNAIFLLLVVFITLYPFLNVVAQSFSSEAYINSGKVSIIPRGFNVETYKTISRDSMFWTNYKNTIIYTVVGTLISMFMTTIFAYALSKKRLMGRKFLTMFAVFTMFFSGGLIPNYVLINSLGFNNTMWALVVPGAISIYNMLIMKSFFENMPEELEEAAAIDGLNTYGILLRIILPLSKAVMATMVLFYAVGHWNSWFPAFLYLDKKELFPVTIYLRNMIAGATGGASAGASADNLTQIAANIKSVTMVLTILPILTIYPFVQRYFVTGIMLGSVKQ, from the coding sequence ATGCTGGAGTCAAAATCATACAAAGTATTTAAAGTGTTCAATGCCATCTTTTTGCTGCTTGTGGTGTTCATCACGCTCTATCCGTTTCTGAATGTTGTGGCCCAATCCTTCAGTAGCGAGGCTTATATTAATTCAGGCAAGGTGAGCATTATCCCAAGAGGATTTAATGTTGAAACCTACAAGACGATCTCTCGTGACAGCATGTTCTGGACCAACTATAAAAACACAATTATATATACGGTTGTAGGTACTTTAATTTCCATGTTCATGACGACGATTTTCGCTTATGCCTTGTCCAAGAAAAGATTAATGGGACGAAAGTTTTTGACGATGTTTGCAGTTTTCACGATGTTTTTCAGTGGCGGCTTGATTCCTAACTATGTCTTGATTAACTCTCTAGGCTTCAATAATACGATGTGGGCACTGGTTGTGCCTGGTGCAATCAGCATTTATAACATGTTAATTATGAAATCATTTTTCGAAAACATGCCTGAGGAGCTTGAGGAAGCGGCAGCAATCGACGGTTTGAATACGTACGGCATTTTGTTGCGGATCATTCTACCGCTGAGTAAAGCTGTCATGGCAACGATGGTTCTGTTTTACGCTGTAGGACACTGGAATTCATGGTTTCCCGCATTTCTGTATCTCGACAAAAAGGAACTGTTCCCAGTAACAATCTACTTGCGTAATATGATCGCCGGCGCGACTGGTGGGGCTTCCGCGGGAGCATCAGCAGATAATTTGACTCAGATCGCTGCGAATATTAAATCGGTCACCATGGTACTTACCATTCTTCCTATTCTGACCATCTATCCTTTCGTCCAAAGATATTTTGTAACCGGTATCATGTTGGGATCTGTTAAGCAGTAA
- a CDS encoding extracellular solute-binding protein produces MKQRPRKLVGKMVLATMMSVVLAACSSGAGGDKVEPESKGAMESYGVGQTFKATEPFNLSILYSDQPAYPYKKDWLLFQKISEKTGVTLDPTIVPMSDYPQKRSLLISSGDAPLVIPKTYPGEEAAFVSSGAILPVSDYVDLMPNFKDKIEKWGLEDELEGLRQEDGKYYVLPGLHEEVWPDYTLIVRTDIFEKNNIAIPKTWDELYEAAKKLKEIYPDSIPFSDRFKFNSTLGIAAIGFGTKAGWGFGNGLTYQADKDEFVYTATTPEYKDMLTYFNKLVSEGLLDKESFTQDDDQATQKFVSGKSFMINGNSQTLVLHRNDMNKTLGEGNFSIAKITVPGGPKGQLMSGSRLENGVMISGKIKDSENFKATMQFIDWLYYSDEGQEFAKWGVEGETFTKKDGVRKLAEDVNYNGLNPKGTKDLRIDYGFSGGVFAYGGTTDLLQSMFSEEELKFQQDMKDTKEVIPAEPPIPYSDIDREQVTLLSTPLKDFSDQNTLKFILGERKLTEFDAFVKELESQGLSQYMQLANDTYKKYKENKQQ; encoded by the coding sequence ATGAAACAGAGACCACGTAAGCTGGTAGGCAAGATGGTATTGGCAACAATGATGAGTGTCGTTCTGGCAGCATGTAGCAGCGGAGCTGGTGGAGACAAAGTCGAACCAGAATCCAAGGGAGCCATGGAATCCTATGGTGTAGGGCAGACCTTTAAAGCCACTGAACCGTTTAATCTATCTATTCTGTACAGTGACCAGCCTGCATACCCGTACAAGAAAGATTGGCTCCTGTTCCAAAAAATCTCGGAAAAAACCGGAGTTACGCTTGATCCTACCATCGTACCGATGAGTGACTATCCCCAGAAAAGATCTCTTTTGATCAGCTCTGGAGATGCTCCACTGGTTATTCCGAAAACCTATCCAGGTGAAGAAGCGGCTTTTGTATCCTCGGGTGCGATTTTGCCAGTGAGTGACTATGTTGATTTGATGCCTAATTTCAAGGATAAAATAGAGAAATGGGGACTTGAGGATGAGCTGGAGGGCCTTCGACAAGAAGATGGGAAATATTATGTACTTCCAGGTTTACACGAAGAGGTATGGCCAGACTATACGCTTATTGTGAGAACTGATATTTTTGAGAAAAATAACATTGCCATTCCGAAGACATGGGATGAATTGTATGAGGCTGCCAAAAAGCTGAAAGAAATTTATCCGGATTCCATTCCATTCTCTGATCGATTCAAGTTCAATAGTACGCTGGGTATTGCAGCTATTGGTTTTGGGACAAAAGCTGGATGGGGATTCGGTAATGGTCTGACATATCAGGCAGACAAGGATGAATTTGTATACACGGCTACAACACCGGAATATAAAGATATGTTAACTTACTTCAACAAGCTTGTATCGGAAGGACTTCTGGATAAGGAAAGCTTCACGCAAGACGATGATCAGGCTACACAAAAATTCGTTTCTGGTAAATCATTCATGATCAATGGTAACTCACAAACGTTAGTACTGCACCGTAATGACATGAATAAAACATTGGGAGAAGGGAATTTCTCCATCGCCAAAATTACGGTCCCTGGTGGTCCAAAAGGCCAACTGATGTCTGGCTCCAGACTTGAAAACGGTGTCATGATTTCCGGGAAAATTAAAGACAGCGAAAACTTTAAAGCAACCATGCAATTTATTGACTGGTTATATTATAGTGATGAAGGTCAGGAATTTGCTAAATGGGGTGTTGAAGGCGAAACCTTCACCAAAAAGGACGGCGTTCGTAAACTGGCAGAAGACGTGAATTATAACGGATTGAATCCGAAGGGCACGAAAGATTTGCGTATAGATTACGGCTTCTCTGGTGGTGTGTTTGCATATGGAGGCACGACAGATTTGCTGCAATCCATGTTTAGTGAGGAAGAACTGAAATTCCAACAAGACATGAAAGATACAAAAGAAGTGATTCCTGCAGAGCCACCAATTCCTTACTCGGATATCGATCGTGAACAAGTCACGCTGCTCAGTACACCACTCAAGGATTTTTCGGATCAAAATACACTTAAATTCATTTTGGGAGAACGCAAACTTACCGAGTTTGATGCATTTGTAAAAGAATTGGAAAGCCAAGGATTGTCTCAATATATGCAGCTTGCCAACGACACGTATAAGAAGTACAAAGAAAACAAGCAACAGTAG
- a CDS encoding GntR family transcriptional regulator — translation MSLNQKIRGSTRDYSYNLIKERILHLELEPGTKISEKEIADELQVSRTPVREAFMKLAEEELLDIIPQSGTIVSHINLEHVEEGRFMREKMEKEIVTLACTSFPEEFRFRLETNIAMQEVCIGKNNFYRLFELDEEFHQILFQGTGKMRSWKMLQQLNIPFNRLRLLRLSEDSDAEVIISQHKEIYRLITERETERAVKVMEAHLRLVVVEQEKMKAKYPHYFI, via the coding sequence ATGTCACTTAATCAAAAGATTAGAGGTTCGACCCGGGATTATTCATACAATCTGATAAAGGAACGAATTCTGCACCTTGAACTTGAGCCTGGTACCAAGATTTCCGAGAAGGAAATTGCCGATGAATTGCAAGTAAGCAGAACGCCAGTACGTGAAGCATTCATGAAGCTTGCCGAAGAAGAATTACTGGATATCATTCCACAGAGTGGAACCATCGTGTCCCATATTAATCTGGAGCATGTTGAAGAAGGCAGGTTTATGAGAGAGAAGATGGAGAAGGAAATTGTTACTCTGGCTTGTACTTCTTTTCCGGAAGAATTCAGATTCAGACTTGAAACCAATATTGCCATGCAGGAAGTATGTATAGGAAAAAATAACTTCTATCGGCTTTTTGAACTGGATGAAGAGTTTCATCAAATATTGTTTCAAGGCACAGGAAAAATGAGAAGTTGGAAAATGCTGCAGCAGCTCAATATTCCCTTTAATCGCCTTCGTTTGTTACGCCTGTCTGAAGATTCCGATGCAGAGGTTATTATTTCACAACACAAAGAAATATACCGACTCATCACGGAACGTGAAACCGAGCGAGCTGTTAAGGTTATGGAAGCTCATCTCAGACTCGTTGTTGTTGAACAAGAGAAGATGAAGGCCAAATATCCGCATTATTTTATATAA
- a CDS encoding cupin domain-containing protein yields MAEIVIRNTNERITGDENVRNFLNKYDVLFEKWDASKLNTDLQNNFGLTDEQKEEVLKTYDYEIRDLAARRGYQIWDVITLSEQTPDIEEKLAKFEEIHTHAEDEIRAIVAGKGIFVIKATDDVGYFNVELSPGDVISVPENTPHFFTLMENKQIIAVRLFIEKDGWIADPYPDPTFIKQA; encoded by the coding sequence ATGGCTGAAATTGTAATCCGAAATACGAACGAACGTATCACTGGAGACGAAAATGTTCGAAATTTCTTAAACAAATATGATGTTTTATTTGAAAAATGGGACGCGTCAAAATTAAACACTGATCTGCAAAACAACTTTGGACTCACAGATGAACAAAAAGAAGAAGTCCTAAAAACATATGACTATGAAATCAGAGACTTGGCTGCACGTCGCGGATACCAAATCTGGGATGTAATAACGTTATCAGAACAAACACCAGATATTGAAGAGAAGCTTGCCAAATTTGAAGAGATTCACACTCATGCTGAAGATGAAATCCGTGCAATTGTAGCCGGCAAAGGAATCTTTGTCATCAAAGCTACAGATGATGTAGGTTACTTTAATGTAGAATTGTCTCCTGGAGACGTTATCTCGGTACCTGAGAACACCCCACACTTCTTCACATTGATGGAGAATAAACAAATCATTGCCGTGCGGCTGTTCATTGAAAAAGATGGCTGGATCGCAGATCCGTACCCTGATCCAACGTTTATCAAACAAGCCTAA